In Marivivens aquimaris, one genomic interval encodes:
- a CDS encoding ATP-binding cassette domain-containing protein: protein MTADKGELILKLRGVSKQFGAVTALKDIELDVHAGEVVALVGDNGAGKSTLIKVLAGVHQPTEGTIEWCGKPVSLDSPGTALELGIATVFQDLALCENLDVVSNLFLGHEINPWQLDEVQMEVRAWTLLRELAARIPSVREPIASLSGGQRQTVAIARSLLLDPKIIMLDEPTAALGVAQTAEVLNLIERVRDRGHGVILISHNMEDVRAVADRIVVLRLGQNNGVFTNETSHQELVAAITGASENAVSRRMARKQEEAV, encoded by the coding sequence ATGACGGCTGATAAAGGCGAGCTTATTCTCAAGCTTCGTGGAGTTTCCAAACAGTTCGGAGCGGTGACTGCGCTCAAGGACATCGAACTGGACGTACATGCCGGAGAGGTTGTCGCGCTGGTCGGTGACAACGGCGCAGGCAAATCGACGCTGATCAAGGTTCTGGCAGGTGTTCACCAGCCGACCGAAGGTACGATCGAATGGTGCGGCAAGCCCGTGTCGCTCGACAGTCCGGGTACGGCGCTGGAGCTTGGCATCGCGACCGTATTCCAGGATCTCGCGCTCTGCGAAAACCTCGACGTTGTGTCGAACCTCTTCCTCGGTCACGAAATCAATCCGTGGCAGCTTGATGAAGTGCAGATGGAGGTCCGTGCATGGACGCTTCTGCGCGAGCTGGCCGCCCGTATTCCGTCGGTCCGCGAACCCATCGCTTCGCTCTCGGGCGGTCAGCGCCAGACGGTTGCGATTGCGCGTTCGCTGCTGCTCGACCCCAAGATCATCATGCTCGACGAACCGACCGCTGCGCTGGGTGTCGCCCAGACCGCCGAGGTTCTGAACCTGATCGAGCGCGTCCGTGATCGTGGTCACGGCGTGATCCTGATTTCGCACAACATGGAAGATGTGCGTGCTGTTGCCGACCGTATCGTCGTGCTGCGTCTGGGTCAGAACAACGGTGTCTTCACCAACGAGACCTCCCATCAGGAACTGGTCGCCGCCATCACCGGCGCGTCCGAAAATGCCGTGTCGCGCCGTATGGCCCGCAAACAGGAGGAAGCGGTATGA
- a CDS encoding metal-dependent hydrolase, producing the protein MKLTWLGHSSFRLEIADQILLIDPWLSGNPAFPEDRRDDAIKGATAILLSHGHGDHASNCVSISKDLDIPILCMHELSDILTEDGAKTNGFGKGGTITLGDVRVTMVNAVHSSSIDYKGGMPVYAGGEAGFVIRAEGHSIYFTGDTDVMMDMELIADRYKPDIGILCCGGHFTMDMEGAAYAAKRFFDFKTVIPCHYRTFPLLAQEPTELIEALPNVDVLSPEVMETITL; encoded by the coding sequence ATGAAACTCACCTGGCTTGGCCATTCCAGCTTCCGCCTCGAAATCGCAGACCAGATCCTGCTGATCGACCCTTGGCTCTCGGGCAACCCCGCCTTCCCCGAAGACCGCCGCGACGACGCCATTAAAGGCGCAACCGCCATCCTGCTGTCCCACGGACACGGCGACCACGCGAGCAATTGCGTCAGCATCTCCAAGGACCTCGACATCCCGATCCTGTGTATGCACGAGCTGTCCGACATCCTCACCGAAGACGGCGCCAAAACCAACGGCTTCGGCAAGGGCGGCACGATCACTCTGGGCGACGTGCGCGTGACGATGGTGAATGCCGTCCACTCTTCCAGCATCGACTACAAAGGCGGAATGCCCGTCTACGCTGGCGGCGAGGCAGGCTTCGTGATCCGCGCCGAAGGCCACTCGATCTACTTCACCGGCGATACCGATGTCATGATGGACATGGAGCTGATCGCAGACCGCTACAAACCCGACATCGGCATTCTGTGCTGCGGTGGGCACTTCACGATGGATATGGAAGGCGCCGCCTATGCGGCGAAACGGTTCTTCGATTTCAAAACCGTGATCCCCTGCCACTACCGCACGTTCCCGCTGCTGGCTCAGGAACCGACCGAACTGATCGAGGCATTGCCGAACGTCGATGTCCTCTCGCCCGAAGTGATGGAAACGATCACGCTCTAA
- a CDS encoding ABC transporter substrate-binding protein → MKFRKTSLAAASTVVAALFTTAATAETVAFLMPDQASTRYEQHDYPGFQAAMDELCADCTVIYQNANGDVALQQQQFNSVIAQGASVIVLDPVDSSAAAALVQIAHSQDVKVVAYDRPIPDVPADFYVSFDNEGIGRAIAQSLVDHLEEMGVEEGAGVLQINGSPTDAAAGLIRDGIDSALDNSIYVTLSEFDTPDWAPPKAQEWAAGQITRFGSDIKGIVAANDGTGGGAIAALKAAGVDPLPPVTGNDATIAALQLIIAGDQYNTISKPSEIVAEAAAHVAMQLINGVTPEATSTLYDTPSQLFVPAVVTQENIKAEIFDKGIQTAEEVCTGEYADACAELGIE, encoded by the coding sequence ATGAAATTCCGTAAGACATCGCTGGCCGCAGCTTCGACCGTCGTCGCTGCACTTTTCACCACCGCCGCTACGGCTGAGACCGTTGCGTTCCTGATGCCCGACCAGGCATCGACCCGCTATGAACAGCACGACTATCCGGGCTTCCAGGCCGCTATGGACGAGCTCTGTGCTGACTGCACCGTGATCTACCAGAACGCAAACGGCGACGTTGCTCTCCAGCAGCAGCAGTTCAACTCGGTCATCGCGCAGGGCGCGAGCGTCATCGTTCTCGACCCCGTCGACTCGTCGGCTGCTGCGGCTCTGGTTCAGATCGCACACTCGCAGGACGTCAAAGTCGTCGCCTATGACCGCCCGATCCCGGACGTTCCGGCTGACTTCTACGTCTCGTTCGACAACGAAGGCATCGGCCGCGCTATCGCCCAGTCGCTCGTTGACCACCTCGAAGAGATGGGCGTCGAAGAAGGCGCTGGCGTTCTCCAGATCAACGGCTCGCCGACCGACGCTGCTGCCGGCCTGATCCGTGACGGTATCGACTCGGCTCTGGACAACTCGATCTACGTGACCCTGTCCGAGTTCGACACTCCGGATTGGGCTCCGCCGAAGGCGCAGGAATGGGCTGCAGGTCAGATCACCCGCTTCGGTTCGGACATCAAAGGCATCGTGGCTGCGAACGACGGCACCGGTGGCGGCGCGATCGCTGCTCTGAAAGCTGCCGGTGTTGACCCGCTTCCGCCGGTCACCGGTAACGACGCAACCATCGCTGCTCTCCAGCTGATCATCGCTGGCGACCAGTACAACACCATCTCGAAGCCGTCGGAAATCGTTGCCGAAGCTGCCGCACACGTTGCCATGCAGTTGATCAACGGTGTGACCCCTGAAGCGACCTCGACCCTGTACGACACGCCTTCGCAGCTGTTCGTTCCGGCCGTTGTCACTCAGGAAAACATCAAGGCCGAAATCTTCGACAAGGGCATCCAGACTGCTGAAGAAGTCTGCACCGGCGAATACGCTGACGCCTGCGCCGAACTGGGTATCGAGTAA
- a CDS encoding nucleoside deaminase, whose product MVFRSYMSEALEEARLAGERGEVPVGAVVVSPDGEVVARAGNRTRELSDPTAHAETLAIRAACAAAGSERLTGYDLYVTLEPCPMCAAVISFARIGRLYYGASDPKSGGVAQGPRVYSHPQCHHAPEVYDGIAAPEAERMLREFFASRR is encoded by the coding sequence ATGGTCTTTCGCAGTTACATGTCAGAAGCGCTGGAAGAAGCGCGGCTTGCCGGAGAGCGCGGCGAGGTGCCGGTTGGCGCTGTTGTCGTATCGCCTGACGGCGAGGTCGTGGCGCGAGCAGGGAACCGGACACGGGAGTTGTCTGACCCCACGGCCCATGCCGAGACTTTGGCGATCAGAGCGGCTTGTGCTGCGGCGGGGTCGGAGCGGCTAACGGGCTATGATCTGTACGTGACGCTCGAGCCGTGTCCGATGTGCGCGGCGGTCATTTCGTTTGCGCGGATCGGGCGGCTTTATTACGGGGCATCCGATCCGAAGTCGGGCGGTGTGGCGCAAGGGCCGCGCGTTTATTCCCATCCGCAATGCCACCACGCGCCCGAGGTGTACGACGGGATCGCAGCACCCGAGGCGGAACGGATGCTGCGGGAGTTCTTTGCCAGCCGCCGTTAG
- a CDS encoding FGGY-family carbohydrate kinase, with protein MTGGEGGYVVGVDVGTGSARAGIFTLAGEMVGTDKCAITLYRDPGSIVEQSSDEIWQAVVKSVRGAVAAAKVDPADIKGIGFDATCSLVVLGENGQSMPVGDPAKPERNIIVWMDHRALEQAERINAKGHRVLDYVGGRISPEMETPKLLWLKENRPEIFANAWQFMDLTDFLTWRATGDVSRSVCTVTCKWTYMAHENAWDASYFNSVGLEELTEDGFKRIGDIVVPAGQALGQGLDARAAEELGLLAGTPVGAGLIDAHAGGIGTVGAAGGGGAEANLAYVFGTSSCTMTSTAEPVFVPGVWGPYYSAMVPGLWLNEGGQSAAGAAIDHLLEHHPATAEARELAAADGKSLPEWLADRAAASLKSGGHAADLASGLHVVPEFLGNRAPYADPHTRAVIAGLGMERDVDSLVSLYIAGLCGIGYGLRQIVEAQDRAGASIDSIVISGGAGRNEMIRQLLADATGKEIAVPAVDEPVLLGSAILGAVAAGIHADIPAAMMEMSQFANRYAPEAEAREVHESRFRTFEQLQAVARAAAIR; from the coding sequence ATGACTGGAGGAGAGGGCGGCTACGTCGTCGGTGTCGATGTCGGCACCGGTAGCGCACGGGCCGGTATCTTTACGCTCGCGGGGGAAATGGTCGGCACCGACAAGTGCGCCATCACGCTCTACCGCGATCCGGGTTCGATCGTCGAACAGTCGAGCGACGAAATCTGGCAAGCCGTCGTCAAATCGGTGCGCGGCGCTGTCGCTGCCGCCAAGGTCGATCCGGCGGACATCAAGGGCATCGGTTTCGACGCCACCTGTTCGCTAGTCGTGCTGGGCGAGAACGGTCAATCGATGCCTGTCGGTGATCCGGCCAAGCCCGAGCGCAACATCATCGTGTGGATGGACCACCGCGCGCTTGAGCAGGCCGAGCGTATCAACGCCAAGGGACACCGCGTTCTCGACTATGTCGGGGGGCGCATCTCGCCCGAGATGGAAACGCCCAAGCTGCTGTGGCTCAAGGAAAACCGACCTGAGATTTTCGCAAACGCCTGGCAGTTCATGGACCTGACGGACTTCCTGACGTGGCGGGCCACGGGTGACGTGTCGCGGTCGGTTTGTACGGTGACGTGCAAGTGGACCTATATGGCGCACGAGAATGCGTGGGACGCGAGCTACTTCAACTCTGTCGGTCTCGAAGAACTGACCGAGGACGGGTTCAAGCGCATCGGGGACATCGTTGTGCCTGCGGGTCAGGCGCTGGGGCAGGGGCTTGATGCCCGCGCTGCCGAAGAGTTGGGCTTGCTGGCGGGAACGCCTGTGGGCGCAGGTCTGATCGACGCCCATGCGGGCGGGATCGGTACTGTCGGCGCGGCCGGTGGTGGCGGGGCAGAGGCGAACCTCGCCTATGTGTTCGGCACCTCGTCCTGCACGATGACGTCGACCGCAGAGCCTGTCTTTGTGCCCGGCGTTTGGGGGCCTTATTATTCGGCGATGGTGCCGGGTCTGTGGCTCAACGAAGGCGGCCAGTCCGCTGCGGGCGCTGCCATCGATCACCTGCTGGAGCATCATCCCGCGACCGCTGAAGCGCGGGAACTGGCGGCGGCCGACGGCAAGTCCTTGCCCGAGTGGTTGGCGGATCGCGCTGCGGCTTCGCTAAAATCGGGTGGTCATGCTGCCGACCTGGCAAGCGGCCTGCACGTGGTGCCAGAGTTCCTCGGTAACCGTGCACCCTACGCTGATCCGCATACCCGTGCGGTGATTGCGGGCCTCGGGATGGAGCGAGACGTGGACAGCCTCGTGTCGCTTTACATCGCGGGACTTTGCGGCATCGGCTACGGCCTTCGCCAGATCGTCGAAGCGCAGGATCGCGCGGGCGCGAGCATCGACAGCATCGTCATCAGCGGCGGTGCAGGTCGGAACGAAATGATCCGCCAACTCCTCGCCGATGCGACGGGCAAGGAAATCGCGGTGCCTGCGGTGGACGAACCTGTTCTCCTCGGTTCGGCTATTCTTGGCGCTGTGGCGGCAGGCATCCACGCAGACATCCCTGCTGCGATGATGGAGATGTCGCAGTTTGCCAATCGCTATGCCCCCGAGGCAGAGGCGCGCGAAGTGCACGAGAGCCGTTTCCGCACGTTCGAGCAGTTGCAAGCTGTTGCCCGCGCGGCGGCTATTCGCTGA
- a CDS encoding SDR family oxidoreductase, which produces MLMKDKTAAITGAASGIGLACAKKLLEEGAKVVLIDRDAEKLEKLCGELGENAKPMVLNLFDGAAVSGMMPKIEELVGPLDIFHANAGAYIGGAAAEGDPDAWDRMLNLNINAAFRCVNAVLPKMIERKTGDVIFTSSVAGVVPVVWEPIYTASKFAVQAFMHTTRRQVSEHGIRMGAVLPGPVVTALLDDWPKAKMDEALANGSLMQPVEVAEAVLFMLSRPRNVVIRDLVILPNSVDL; this is translated from the coding sequence ATGCTCATGAAAGATAAAACCGCCGCCATTACCGGAGCCGCCTCTGGCATCGGTCTGGCCTGTGCCAAGAAGCTGCTCGAAGAAGGTGCCAAGGTCGTTCTGATCGACCGCGATGCCGAAAAGCTCGAAAAGCTCTGCGGCGAGCTGGGCGAGAATGCCAAGCCGATGGTCCTCAATCTGTTCGACGGTGCTGCGGTGTCCGGCATGATGCCGAAGATCGAAGAACTGGTCGGTCCGCTTGATATCTTCCACGCCAACGCCGGTGCTTACATCGGCGGGGCGGCGGCAGAGGGTGATCCCGACGCTTGGGACCGTATGCTGAACCTCAATATCAACGCGGCTTTCCGCTGTGTGAATGCGGTTCTGCCCAAGATGATCGAACGCAAAACTGGCGACGTGATTTTCACGTCGTCGGTGGCGGGCGTCGTCCCCGTCGTATGGGAGCCGATCTACACCGCGTCCAAGTTCGCGGTTCAGGCGTTCATGCACACCACCCGCCGACAGGTTTCCGAACACGGCATCCGTATGGGTGCCGTCCTCCCAGGGCCGGTCGTCACAGCACTGCTGGATGACTGGCCCAAAGCGAAAATGGACGAAGCTCTGGCCAACGGCTCGCTGATGCAGCCTGTCGAAGTGGCCGAAGCCGTTCTGTTCATGCTCAGCCGTCCGCGCAATGTGGTGATCCGTGACCTCGTGATCCTGCCCAACAGCGTGGACCTCTAA
- the gatA gene encoding Asp-tRNA(Asn)/Glu-tRNA(Gln) amidotransferase subunit GatA, with protein sequence MTDLNKLTIAEARDALKKGETTSVAITEACLAEIEAQGVLNAFVHKTPEIALDMAKAADARGYADGAALNGIPLGIKDLFCTKGVDSQAASGILNGFKPEYESTVTTKLFASGAVMLGKLNMDEFAMGSSNESSVYGPSVNPWKVDDRNLIPGGSSGGSASAVAADLCIGATGTDTGGSIRQPAALTGTVGIKPTYGRVSRWGIIAYASSLDQAGPMTKTVRDSAIMLSAMAGHDMKDSTSADLAVPDFEAALTGDIKGKTIGIPREYRLDGLNADVAKLWDQGAEMLRDAGAKVVDISLPHTKYALPTYYVIASAEASSNLARYDGVRFGERAKLGAGDGITEMYEKTRAAGFGPEVQRRIMVGTYVLSAGFYDAYYNRARKVRTLIKRDFENAFAEGVDAILAPATPSPAFGIGEVSDHDPVQMYLNDVFTVTLNLAGLPGVSVPAGLASNGLPLGLQLIGRAWEEADLLNIAYTLEQKTGFVAKPEKWW encoded by the coding sequence ATGACCGATCTGAACAAGCTCACGATCGCCGAAGCACGCGACGCTCTGAAGAAGGGCGAGACTACTTCGGTTGCGATCACCGAGGCATGTCTGGCCGAAATCGAAGCGCAGGGCGTCCTGAACGCCTTCGTGCACAAGACACCGGAAATCGCGCTCGATATGGCAAAGGCCGCTGACGCGCGTGGTTATGCGGACGGCGCTGCGCTGAACGGTATCCCGCTCGGCATCAAGGATCTGTTCTGCACCAAGGGCGTCGACTCGCAGGCCGCTTCCGGCATCCTCAATGGCTTCAAACCTGAGTACGAGTCGACCGTGACAACCAAGCTCTTCGCGAGCGGTGCGGTCATGCTCGGCAAGCTGAACATGGACGAATTCGCGATGGGTTCGTCAAACGAAAGCTCGGTTTACGGCCCGTCCGTGAACCCGTGGAAGGTCGATGACCGCAACCTGATCCCCGGCGGTTCGTCGGGTGGTTCGGCGTCGGCTGTTGCTGCTGACCTCTGCATCGGTGCAACCGGCACGGACACCGGTGGCTCGATCCGCCAGCCTGCCGCGCTGACCGGTACCGTCGGTATCAAGCCGACTTACGGCCGCGTGTCGCGTTGGGGCATCATCGCTTACGCGTCCTCGCTCGATCAAGCCGGTCCGATGACCAAGACCGTGCGCGACAGCGCCATCATGCTGTCGGCGATGGCCGGTCACGACATGAAGGACTCGACCAGCGCCGACCTCGCCGTTCCGGACTTCGAAGCCGCGCTGACCGGTGACATCAAAGGCAAGACCATCGGTATTCCGCGCGAATACCGCCTCGACGGTCTGAACGCCGATGTGGCCAAGCTCTGGGATCAGGGCGCGGAAATGCTGCGTGACGCAGGTGCCAAGGTTGTCGACATCAGCCTGCCGCACACCAAATACGCGCTGCCGACCTACTACGTCATCGCATCGGCTGAAGCGTCTTCGAACCTCGCCCGCTATGACGGTGTCCGCTTTGGCGAACGCGCCAAGCTGGGTGCTGGCGACGGCATCACCGAGATGTACGAAAAGACCCGCGCCGCAGGCTTCGGTCCCGAAGTGCAGCGCCGCATCATGGTCGGCACCTACGTACTTTCGGCTGGCTTCTACGACGCCTACTACAACCGCGCCCGCAAGGTCCGTACGCTCATCAAGCGCGACTTCGAGAACGCGTTTGCCGAAGGTGTCGATGCGATCCTCGCTCCGGCAACCCCGTCGCCCGCGTTCGGTATCGGCGAAGTGTCGGACCACGATCCGGTGCAGATGTACCTGAACGACGTGTTCACCGTGACGCTGAACCTCGCCGGTCTTCCGGGTGTTTCGGTGCCTGCGGGCCTCGCGTCGAACGGTCTGCCGCTGGGTCTCCAGCTGATCGGTCGCGCTTGGGAAGAGGCCGACCTGCTGAATATCGCCTACACGCTGGAACAGAAGACCGGCTTTGTGGCGAAGCCCGAAAAGTGGTGGTAA
- a CDS encoding sugar ABC transporter permease, giving the protein MTNISDQLDREDSRVRHDEGIGGAIRAFFDRVKSGDLGMLPVFIGLLLISVVFSSLNPVFLAPNNLVNLLFDAAAIGLISLGVVCVLLLGEIDLSIGSMSGLASALIGVLWVNAGLPWPFAVVLAVLAGAAVGLLYGFLRNKFEMPSFVATLAGLLALLGLQLYLLGSTGSINLPYTSTLVKFGQIMIMPAWLSYICALLPGAVIVYTGMNTNKRRRAANLSSPGMSVVFAKAIIITVALVFCVYYLELGRGVPWMFAVFTVFVIALEYALRRTKWGRSMFAVGGNAEAARRSGINVRGIRMSAFMICSAFASLGGVFAASRLASASQQAGTGDVNLNAIAAAVIGGTSLFGGRGSAWSALLGVIVIQAISNGLTLLNLSSSLRYMITGAVLAIAVIVDSLARRSRASHGRA; this is encoded by the coding sequence ATGACCAATATTTCCGACCAACTCGACCGCGAAGACAGCCGCGTCCGTCATGACGAAGGCATCGGCGGCGCCATCCGTGCGTTTTTCGACCGCGTGAAATCCGGCGACCTCGGCATGCTGCCGGTCTTCATCGGCCTCCTGCTGATTTCGGTCGTGTTCAGCTCCCTGAACCCCGTCTTCCTTGCCCCGAATAACCTTGTGAACCTGCTGTTCGATGCGGCCGCTATCGGTCTGATTTCGCTCGGTGTTGTCTGCGTTCTGCTACTGGGCGAGATTGACCTGTCCATCGGTTCGATGAGCGGTCTGGCCTCCGCGCTGATCGGTGTGCTCTGGGTGAATGCTGGCCTTCCGTGGCCGTTCGCCGTTGTGCTTGCCGTGCTCGCCGGTGCGGCTGTCGGTCTGCTCTACGGCTTCCTGCGCAATAAGTTCGAGATGCCCTCGTTCGTTGCGACCCTCGCCGGTCTGCTCGCGCTGCTCGGCCTTCAGCTTTACCTGCTGGGTTCGACCGGTTCGATCAACCTGCCGTATACCTCGACCCTCGTGAAGTTCGGTCAGATCATGATCATGCCCGCTTGGTTGAGCTACATCTGCGCGCTTCTGCCGGGTGCCGTCATTGTCTACACCGGCATGAACACCAACAAACGCCGCCGCGCCGCCAATCTGTCGAGCCCGGGTATGTCGGTGGTCTTTGCCAAGGCAATCATCATCACCGTCGCGCTGGTCTTCTGCGTCTACTACCTCGAACTTGGTCGCGGTGTGCCGTGGATGTTCGCTGTCTTCACAGTCTTCGTGATCGCTCTCGAATACGCTCTGCGCCGCACCAAATGGGGCCGCTCGATGTTCGCTGTCGGTGGTAACGCCGAAGCTGCCCGCCGCTCGGGTATCAATGTCCGCGGCATCCGTATGTCGGCCTTTATGATCTGTTCGGCCTTCGCCTCGCTCGGCGGTGTGTTTGCGGCCTCGCGTCTTGCCTCCGCCAGCCAGCAGGCCGGTACGGGCGACGTGAACCTCAACGCGATTGCCGCGGCTGTGATCGGTGGCACCTCGCTCTTTGGTGGCCGTGGTTCGGCTTGGTCCGCGCTGCTCGGTGTGATCGTGATCCAGGCGATTTCGAACGGTCTGACCCTTCTGAACCTCAGCTCTTCGCTGCGCTACATGATCACAGGTGCCGTTCTGGCCATCGCCGTGATCGTCGACTCTCTTGCTCGTCGCTCCCGCGCCAGCCACGGTCGTGCGTGA
- the gatC gene encoding Asp-tRNA(Asn)/Glu-tRNA(Gln) amidotransferase subunit GatC — protein sequence MSIDTETARRVAKLARIKVEDDALPELAQEFNAILGFIEQLEEVDVDGVEPMTSVTPQRLKRREDVVTDGDQQEAVLKNAPDAREGFFAVPKVVE from the coding sequence ATGTCGATCGACACGGAAACCGCCCGCCGCGTGGCCAAGCTGGCCCGTATCAAGGTGGAAGACGACGCGCTGCCCGAACTGGCGCAGGAATTTAACGCTATTCTCGGCTTCATCGAGCAACTCGAAGAAGTGGACGTCGATGGTGTGGAGCCGATGACCTCGGTCACGCCGCAGCGCCTCAAGCGCCGCGAAGACGTCGTGACCGATGGCGACCAGCAGGAAGCAGTCCTGAAGAACGCGCCCGACGCGCGCGAGGGTTTCTTTGCCGTGCCGAAGGTGGTGGAATAA
- a CDS encoding peptidase: MAVLRRNAFEETLKNLALGLGILSTVAIVQDWYPLNMFLSLPFCVIWWYLAWLRTEPQLKWVNILFTGFYLYGIGRYVVLGV; this comes from the coding sequence ATGGCCGTACTCCGTCGTAATGCCTTTGAAGAAACGCTGAAGAACCTCGCGCTGGGGTTGGGAATCCTCTCAACCGTCGCCATCGTTCAGGACTGGTATCCGCTGAACATGTTTCTGTCGCTGCCGTTCTGCGTGATATGGTGGTATCTGGCGTGGCTACGGACGGAACCGCAGCTCAAGTGGGTCAACATCCTCTTCACCGGCTTCTATCTCTACGGAATCGGCAGATATGTGGTTCTAGGCGTCTGA